In Streptomyces sp. NBC_00483, a single window of DNA contains:
- a CDS encoding ABC transporter substrate-binding protein produces MSRSLRALTAVAACLAATAALTGCVSTSMPASAAGKGGLPPSITEDKELKVGLSPDFPPMEYRDEKTNRVVGVDVDLARALGAALGLKVTFQEQKFDQLMNSVTTSRVDMVMSGISDTVDRQETVDFVDYFDTVGRFYTLPGRADDFRDGDDVCGRKLAVSKTTDYYGQALDYNKRYCTGKGKPAIRVLPTDSGAAARLQLEQKRADVAIQGGENLAFFDRTEPGRFKAVLDPIPAKPFAAVVKKDDKPMARLVLKGFRQIRADGTYQRILKKAGMSYGATAPTFNRVED; encoded by the coding sequence ATGTCCCGTTCGCTCCGGGCACTCACGGCGGTCGCGGCCTGCCTCGCCGCGACGGCCGCGCTCACCGGCTGTGTCAGCACCAGCATGCCCGCGTCGGCGGCCGGCAAGGGCGGCCTGCCGCCCTCCATCACCGAGGACAAGGAGCTCAAGGTCGGCCTGTCGCCCGACTTCCCGCCGATGGAGTACCGCGACGAGAAGACCAACCGCGTGGTGGGCGTCGACGTCGACCTCGCGCGGGCGCTCGGCGCCGCGCTCGGCCTCAAGGTCACGTTCCAGGAGCAGAAGTTCGACCAGCTCATGAACTCCGTGACCACCTCCCGCGTCGACATGGTGATGTCAGGGATCTCCGACACCGTCGACCGCCAGGAGACCGTGGACTTCGTCGACTACTTCGACACCGTCGGCCGCTTCTACACACTGCCGGGCCGCGCCGACGACTTCCGTGACGGCGACGACGTGTGCGGCCGCAAGCTCGCCGTCAGCAAGACGACCGACTACTACGGCCAGGCACTCGACTACAACAAGAGGTACTGCACAGGAAAGGGCAAGCCCGCCATCCGCGTCCTGCCCACCGACTCCGGCGCCGCGGCCCGACTGCAACTGGAGCAGAAGCGCGCGGACGTCGCCATCCAGGGCGGCGAGAACCTGGCCTTCTTCGACCGCACCGAACCCGGACGGTTCAAGGCGGTCCTCGACCCGATCCCGGCGAAGCCGTTCGCCGCCGTGGTGAAGAAGGACGACAAGCCCATGGCACGGCTCGTACTCAAGGGCTTCCGGCAGATCCGGGCCGACGGCACCTACCAGCGGATCCTGAAGAAGGCCGGCATGTCCTACGGGGCAACCGCGCCCACGTTCAACCGAGTTGAGGACTGA
- a CDS encoding amino acid ABC transporter ATP-binding protein, translating into MSVTTSTERALVRAESVHKSYGDLQVLRGIDLDVRRGEVVCLLGPSGSGKSTFLRCINHLEQVNSGRIWVGDEVIGYRQQGNKLHELNERAIARQRQRIGMVFQRFNLFPHMTALENVVAAPVGVKRVARAAARERAAELLARVGLKDKADAYPRQLSGGQQQRVAIARALAMEPDLMLFDEPTSALDPELVGEVLEVMKDLASSGLTMMVVTHEISFAREVADRVAFMDGGEILEVGPPNEVLVDPRHPRTQSFLARVL; encoded by the coding sequence ATGAGCGTCACCACGAGCACCGAACGCGCGCTGGTGCGGGCCGAGTCGGTGCACAAGAGCTACGGCGACCTGCAGGTCCTCAGGGGCATCGACCTGGATGTGCGGCGCGGCGAGGTGGTGTGTCTGCTCGGCCCGTCCGGATCCGGCAAGAGCACCTTCCTGCGCTGCATCAACCACCTGGAGCAGGTCAACTCGGGCCGCATCTGGGTGGGCGACGAGGTGATCGGCTACCGGCAGCAGGGCAACAAGCTGCACGAGCTGAACGAGCGCGCCATCGCCCGGCAGCGGCAGCGCATCGGCATGGTCTTCCAGCGGTTCAATCTGTTCCCGCACATGACGGCGCTGGAGAACGTGGTCGCGGCGCCCGTCGGGGTCAAGCGCGTGGCGCGCGCCGCGGCCCGTGAGCGCGCCGCCGAACTGCTGGCCCGCGTGGGCCTCAAGGACAAGGCGGACGCCTACCCGCGCCAGCTGTCCGGCGGTCAGCAGCAGCGCGTCGCCATCGCCCGCGCCCTCGCCATGGAACCCGACCTGATGCTCTTCGACGAGCCGACCTCCGCGCTCGACCCCGAGCTGGTCGGTGAGGTCCTCGAAGTGATGAAGGACCTGGCGAGCAGCGGTCTGACGATGATGGTCGTCACGCACGAGATCTCCTTCGCGCGCGAGGTCGCCGACCGCGTGGCATTCATGGACGGCGGCGAGATCCTCGAGGTCGGCCCGCCGAACGAGGTGCTCGTCGACCCGCGACACCCGCGCACGCAGTCGTTCCTGGCCCGCGTCCTGTGA
- a CDS encoding amino acid ABC transporter permease, which translates to MSEAVAETSAPADTGDLVAVPRTHYGRWIGALVVVAFLGWLGYAFAHAAIDWGVVKEYLTMGVLLKGLLITLVLTVVGMVLGIVLGVLVAVMRLSRNPVTSGVGWLYVWVFRGTPVYLQLLAWFNIGLLFPYVSLPGLGGARTVDLVTPFVAAAIGLGLNQGAYTSEVVRAGILSIDEGQTEAAQALGMSRVRTMGQIVLPQAMRVILPPIGNETIGMLKTTSLASAIGVSEILSEAQHIYFVNNRIMELLIVCAIWYLAAVSVLSVVQYYLERHFARGSSSRALPATPLQRLRKTLQQKKAVS; encoded by the coding sequence ATGTCCGAAGCAGTAGCGGAGACCTCCGCGCCCGCGGACACCGGCGACCTCGTCGCGGTGCCACGCACCCACTACGGACGCTGGATCGGCGCGCTCGTGGTCGTCGCCTTCCTGGGGTGGCTGGGCTACGCCTTCGCCCACGCGGCCATCGACTGGGGCGTCGTCAAGGAGTACCTGACGATGGGGGTGCTCCTTAAGGGGCTGCTCATCACCCTCGTCCTCACGGTCGTCGGCATGGTCCTCGGCATCGTCCTCGGTGTCCTGGTCGCCGTGATGCGCCTGTCCCGCAACCCGGTCACCTCGGGCGTCGGCTGGCTGTACGTGTGGGTGTTCCGCGGCACCCCGGTCTATCTGCAGCTGCTCGCCTGGTTCAACATCGGGCTGCTCTTCCCGTACGTGTCGCTGCCCGGCCTGGGCGGCGCCCGCACCGTCGACCTCGTCACCCCGTTCGTCGCCGCCGCGATCGGCCTCGGCCTCAACCAGGGCGCGTACACCTCCGAAGTGGTGCGCGCCGGCATCCTCTCCATCGACGAGGGACAGACCGAGGCGGCCCAGGCACTCGGCATGTCCCGTGTGCGCACCATGGGCCAGATCGTGCTGCCGCAGGCGATGCGGGTGATCCTGCCGCCGATCGGCAACGAGACCATCGGCATGCTCAAGACGACCTCGCTCGCCTCCGCCATCGGCGTCAGCGAGATCCTCTCCGAGGCGCAGCACATCTACTTCGTCAACAACCGGATCATGGAACTGCTGATCGTGTGTGCCATCTGGTACCTCGCCGCGGTCTCCGTCCTCTCGGTCGTCCAGTACTACCTGGAACGGCACTTCGCCAGGGGCAGCAGCAGCCGCGCGCTGCCCGCGACGCCCCTGCAGCGGCTGCGCAAGACCCTCCAGCAGAAGAAGGCGGTCTCCTGA
- a CDS encoding polysaccharide deacetylase family protein, translating into MHTPVDPRPPRWPHGHRAAVALAFDLDGPTGGAMLDGSLWDRPGYFALGGYGPHRALPRLLDLLDDAGVPATFFAPAWVVEHWPEACRRIVERGHEVAHHGYRHECYYDLTVDEQHAVITRSQRVFRDVLGVEATGFRSPSGDWHPETPRVLREHGFRYSSSMRGDDRPYRHTLDGATTDLVEIPARWDMDDYAFLAYHRNPDYPSGQDRIASYALTLDNWKREFDGYRAEGLCLTTLFHPKVSGRPGRLLILEELIAHMRAHDDVWFANCNDVADWWIESGQGTEAVAA; encoded by the coding sequence ATGCACACCCCTGTCGACCCGCGCCCGCCGCGCTGGCCGCACGGGCACCGCGCCGCGGTCGCCCTCGCCTTCGACCTCGACGGCCCCACCGGCGGCGCCATGCTCGACGGCTCCCTGTGGGACCGGCCCGGCTACTTCGCCCTCGGCGGCTACGGACCCCACCGGGCACTGCCCCGGCTGCTCGACCTCCTCGACGACGCCGGGGTCCCCGCCACCTTCTTCGCCCCGGCCTGGGTGGTGGAGCACTGGCCCGAGGCCTGCCGCCGCATCGTCGAGCGCGGCCACGAGGTCGCCCACCACGGCTACCGGCACGAGTGCTATTACGACCTGACCGTCGACGAACAGCACGCCGTGATCACCCGCAGCCAGCGGGTGTTCCGCGACGTCCTCGGCGTCGAGGCCACCGGCTTCCGCTCCCCGTCTGGCGACTGGCACCCCGAGACCCCGCGCGTCCTGCGCGAGCACGGCTTCCGCTACTCGAGCTCGATGCGCGGCGACGACCGCCCGTACCGGCACACCCTCGACGGCGCCACGACCGACCTCGTGGAGATACCGGCCCGCTGGGACATGGACGACTACGCCTTCCTCGCCTACCACCGCAACCCGGACTACCCCAGCGGCCAGGACCGGATCGCGAGCTACGCCCTGACCCTCGACAACTGGAAGCGCGAGTTCGACGGCTACCGGGCCGAAGGGCTCTGCCTGACGACCCTCTTCCACCCGAAGGTCTCCGGGCGGCCCGGCCGCCTGCTGATCCTGGAGGAACTCATCGCCCACATGCGCGCACACGACGACGTCTGGTTCGCGAACTGCAACGACGTGGCCGACTGGTGGATCGAGAGCGGGCAGGGAACGGAGGCGGTCGCCGCATGA
- the argH gene encoding argininosuccinate lyase, which yields MTGTAAATTRLWGGRFRNAPDEALTTLSRSEPSYFDMAPYDLAGSRSHARELHRAGLLDDAELATLIEAIDVLDGEYARGEVRPIPEDEDVHTFLERVLSERLGAVGGKLRAGRSRNDQAANDLRLYLRDQVRHLADAAADLEDALLAQARRHRATPAPGFTHLQPAQPITFGHQLLAHTHAISRDIDRLRDWDRRSARSPLGAAALAGSAIALTPEHAARELGYERTCANSIDAVASRDHVAEFLFVGSMLAVDVSRLAEEICLWASRQFRWIALDDRFATGSSIMPQKKNPDIAELARGKAGRLAGNLMGVIGALKGLPLAYNRDLAEDKRAAFDTVETLLMVLPAMSGLVRTFVVDEAELRAQATGGFTLATEIADWLARSGVPFSEAHEITGAVVQLCEERGVDLEELSDADYAGVDPRLTPEVRSVLTVEAALAARSGQGGTAPAQVDVQIEELEALIAEQRTWAAAYQGPRA from the coding sequence ATGACCGGTACCGCCGCTGCCACCACACGCCTTTGGGGCGGACGCTTCCGCAACGCCCCGGACGAAGCACTGACCACGCTGTCGCGTTCCGAGCCGAGCTACTTCGACATGGCGCCCTACGACCTCGCGGGTTCCCGCTCCCACGCCCGCGAACTGCACCGGGCAGGACTGCTCGACGACGCCGAACTGGCGACGCTGATCGAGGCCATCGACGTACTCGACGGCGAGTACGCGCGCGGGGAGGTGCGGCCGATCCCCGAGGACGAGGACGTCCACACGTTCCTGGAGCGGGTACTCAGCGAGCGGCTCGGCGCGGTCGGCGGAAAGCTGCGCGCCGGACGCTCCCGCAACGACCAGGCCGCCAACGACCTGCGGCTCTACCTCCGTGACCAGGTGCGCCACCTCGCCGACGCCGCCGCCGACCTGGAGGACGCCCTGCTCGCCCAGGCCCGGCGGCACCGCGCCACCCCGGCCCCCGGCTTCACCCACCTGCAGCCCGCCCAGCCGATCACCTTCGGCCACCAACTCCTCGCGCACACCCACGCGATCAGCCGCGACATCGACCGGCTGCGCGACTGGGACCGCCGCAGCGCACGCTCCCCGCTGGGCGCCGCGGCCCTCGCCGGATCGGCCATCGCGCTCACCCCCGAGCACGCCGCACGCGAGCTCGGATACGAGCGCACCTGCGCCAACTCCATTGACGCGGTGGCCAGTCGGGACCACGTCGCCGAGTTCCTCTTCGTCGGCTCGATGCTCGCCGTCGACGTGTCCCGGCTCGCCGAGGAGATCTGCCTCTGGGCCAGCCGCCAGTTCCGCTGGATCGCGCTCGACGACCGCTTCGCCACCGGCTCGTCGATCATGCCGCAGAAGAAGAACCCGGACATCGCCGAACTGGCCCGCGGCAAGGCCGGCCGCCTCGCCGGGAACCTGATGGGTGTCATCGGCGCGCTCAAGGGCCTCCCGCTCGCCTACAACCGGGACCTCGCGGAGGACAAGCGCGCCGCCTTCGACACCGTCGAGACCCTGCTGATGGTGCTGCCCGCGATGTCCGGGCTCGTGCGTACCTTCGTCGTCGACGAGGCCGAGCTGCGCGCGCAGGCCACCGGCGGATTCACCCTCGCCACCGAGATCGCGGACTGGCTCGCCCGCAGCGGCGTCCCGTTCAGCGAGGCCCACGAGATCACCGGCGCTGTCGTGCAGCTCTGCGAGGAGCGCGGCGTCGACCTGGAGGAGCTGAGCGACGCCGACTACGCGGGCGTCGACCCCCGCCTCACCCCCGAGGTGCGCTCCGTCCTCACCGTCGAGGCCGCGCTCGCCGCCCGCAGCGGACAGGGCGGCACCGCGCCCGCCCAGGTCGACGTGCAGATAGAGGAGTTGGAGGCGCTCATCGCCGAACAGCGCACATGGGCCGCCGCCTACCAGGGGCCCCGCGCATGA
- a CDS encoding polysaccharide deacetylase family protein has product MNDTHGRWPNGARAAVMITIDHDADLALLSGSPAIADRGKTLSVGRYGTDRGIDRLLGLFAELDVPTTWFVPGRNAEQHSDAVRRIAAAGHELASHGDAHEDFQPLTLDEQIRAVHDGADRLCQVTGAPVRGFRTPAGEWKPGLGAHFAASGLDWSSSSPGDDLPYLHPGTGGVVEIPVQYELEDHQYFFFNLEPPFPTGQSRIASYAHVLGNWTQEFAAHHRYGLCYVLRLHPEVTGTPGRIGLVRDLITHIKAHPDVWITTGSPVADWWRTNHPDNDPGHPADLFARLRAEREAAV; this is encoded by the coding sequence ATGAACGACACCCACGGCCGGTGGCCGAACGGCGCCCGCGCCGCCGTCATGATCACCATCGACCACGATGCCGACCTCGCCCTCCTGAGCGGCTCGCCCGCCATCGCGGACCGCGGCAAGACCCTGTCCGTCGGCCGCTACGGAACCGACCGGGGCATCGACCGGCTCCTCGGACTCTTCGCCGAACTCGACGTCCCCACCACGTGGTTCGTGCCAGGACGCAACGCGGAACAGCACTCCGACGCGGTGCGCCGCATCGCGGCCGCCGGACACGAGTTGGCCTCCCACGGTGACGCGCACGAGGACTTCCAGCCCTTGACGCTCGACGAGCAGATACGCGCCGTCCACGACGGAGCCGACCGGCTGTGCCAGGTCACCGGTGCGCCCGTGCGCGGCTTCCGTACCCCTGCCGGGGAGTGGAAGCCGGGACTCGGTGCCCACTTCGCCGCATCGGGCCTCGACTGGTCCTCCTCGTCACCCGGCGACGACCTGCCCTACCTCCACCCCGGCACGGGCGGTGTCGTCGAGATCCCGGTCCAGTACGAACTGGAGGACCACCAGTACTTCTTCTTCAACCTCGAACCACCCTTCCCGACGGGCCAGTCGCGCATCGCGTCGTACGCGCACGTCCTCGGCAACTGGACGCAGGAATTCGCGGCACACCACCGCTACGGGCTGTGCTACGTGCTGCGGCTGCACCCCGAGGTGACGGGGACACCGGGCAGGATCGGGCTCGTCCGGGACCTGATCACCCACATCAAGGCCCACCCCGACGTGTGGATCACGACCGGTTCGCCGGTCGCCGACTGGTGGCGGACGAACCACCCGGACAACGACCCCGGCCACCCGGCGGACCTGTTCGCCCGGCTCCGGGCGGAACGGGAGGCCGCCGTATGA